From the genome of Eriocheir sinensis breed Jianghai 21 chromosome 47, ASM2467909v1, whole genome shotgun sequence, one region includes:
- the LOC126981178 gene encoding protein O-mannosyl-transferase TMTC1-like, which translates to MTLEALDEDAMPLGLPVSWAKTKGQMFGGLQDEEYLGSARVKLQQRSYQESEELLRQVLQNEPSNQEALFQLSLLFTHTNRTQDALNLAQRAAHACSRPPTLCARLHAHHGDLLNDRHSVNEAAESYHQAVKLEPTLTHAHVNLGALYHTKGDYTSAWRHYLTAHGLEPSNALLLENMEKLRRAQDLKATASGLPHCLTKS; encoded by the exons ATGACTCTCGAGGCACTGGACGAGGATGCGATGCCCTTGGGACTTCCGGTCTCATGGGCTAAGACCAAGGGAcagatgtttggaggcttgcaAGATGAAGAGTACCTTGGTAGC GCGCGAGTGAAGCTACAGCAGCGGAGTTACCAAGAGAGTGAGGAGTTGTTACGGCAGGTGCTTCAGAATGAGCCCAGCAACCAGGAGGCTCTGTTCcagctctccctcctcttcactcaTACCAACCGCACCCAAGACGCCCTCAACCTCGCCCAGCGGGCCGCCCATGCCTGCTCGCGGCCGCCTACCCTATGTGCCCGCCTTCACGCCCACCACGGCGACCTGTTAAACGATAGGCACAGCGTGAATGAGGCCGCCGAG AGTTATCATCAAGCAGTAAAGTTGGAGCCCACACTCACCCACGCTCACGTCAACCTGGGGGCACTGTACCACACCAAG GGAGACTACACAAGTGCGTGGAGACACTACCTGACGGCACATGGACTGGAGCCTTCCAATGCCTTGCTACTGGAGAACATGGAGAAACTACGACGGGCACAGGACCTTAAAGCAACGGCGTCTGGACTCCCGCACTGCCTCACCAAGTCCTGA